One Skermanella pratensis genomic window, CCTGGAGGCGCAGGTCCAGCAGTTCCGCGTCACCGCCGGCGTTCCCGTGCTGCGCGCCGGCGTCAACTATTACTACCGCGACCGGCCGACCAGCGGCGACACCGCGCCGCGCCGCGAATACCTGTCGGCGTCGCTCAGTTCGTCCTTCTCGCAGTACTGGTCCGCGGCCGTGGCGCAGAGCTACGATCTCCAGGCGACCAACGAGAAGCTGCGCAGCACCAGCGCCTCGCTGACCTACAGCGACGAGTGCTTCACCTTCCAGATCATCGGGTCGCGGGACAATACCATCCGGTCCGGCGAGGAGGGCGGCGACACCATCTATTTCCGCCTGGTGTTCCGTAACCTGGGCGAGGTCGAAGCCCCGCTGATCAGCTCCTCCTCGCAGGCGTCGTCCCAGTAGCCCCGTCGCGAGGCGCCGGCCGGCAAGGACGCTGTTCCTTGCGGAGGAGCGGCGTCTCGCCGCCCGAGGTGAGCGGGACGCTCACCCTCCCCGGGAGGCCCCCGATCCGGCCAGCCGCTAGGAGGCCGAAGCCGTCAACGGCTCGCGGTTGAAGAACAGCGACAGCCGGCGGGTGATGTCTTCGCTCAGCTGGGCCACGCTGCGGTCGTAGGCGTCCTGTTCACCGATCAGGGTCGCGTACTGGCTGCGCAGGATGTTGAAGTTGCTGACGGAGCTGGTGATGCCCGACAGGACGGCGACGCCTTGGGCGTTGCGCAGCGTATAGGCCGCCAGCACGTTCAGTTCGGCGCGGGTGGCGCTGTCGTCCACCGCGATGCCCAGCTTGACCACCGTTGGGTTCAGGACGACGTCGAGGGTGTATTCCGGGGACACCGGGCGGCCGTCGCGGTAGAATCGGTCGATCAGGCTATTGCGGAGCTGCTGTCCCAGGCGGTTCGGGATGTTGTTGACCTGGACGAGCGGCAGTTGCTGTGCGGACGGAGTGCCGCCGCCGTGGAGCGGCTGGTATCCGCAGGCTGGCAGCAGCAGCATGCAGAGCAAAGCGCCCCACCTGTGAAGCGGGTTTGTCTTGTTCGACAGCATCTGCCACCTGGTGAATTCACTGGACCTCGGAGAACTGATGCGGCCGGCGCGATCAGCCCCGTCGAAGCTATCCAACTCGGTGCTGGCGCGCAAGCACGTGGATCGCCAGCATCGACAGGAACAGCGCGCCCAGCCACCAGACCTGCCAGATGCCGTAGGCTACCGAGATCATGGCGAGCATGCCGGCGAAGGCGGCGAGCGCGATCGGCTGGCTGTCGCGCGGCAGGGTACCGATGTCGCGCAGGATCGTCAGTCCGGCGGCGATGCCGAAGCAGACTCCGACGAATCCAAGCTCCAGCCAAACCTGAAGGATGGCATTGTGCGGGTGGAGCGGCAGCACCGGAAAGCTGTAGCCGCCCCGGTCCACGAACACGTTCTCCGCCAGCGAACGGGATGAATCAAGCCCCCAGCCGAGCAGAGGTCGCTCGAACACCAGGTTGGACGCATAGTGCCAGATTTCGATCCGGTGAAGGAACGAAAAGGGCAGGTCGCCGCGGTCGATCAGATCCAGCCCGTAGAGATATTCCATGGCCGGAATGGTCGCGAAGAAGGTGACGACGACTCCGATTCCCAGGAGGTGCCTTGTGAGGGTCGGAACCGCCGTCGCGACCGCCAGGGTCACCAGGCCGACCAGCAGCCCGGCCATCGCCGACTCGCTTTCCCCGCCTGTCACCAGGACGATCATGCCGACCGGCAGCAGGGCGGTCGCGGCCCGCTGGCGGCGCAGCCAGAACACCTGGCAGACCGGCCAGCACAGGGCCGCCATGGCGACCATGTTCCGGTTGATCAGCGATCCGTAGAGCTCCGGGTCGGGCGGCAGGCCGCCGCGCATCAGCTGGTAGACCGGCAGGCCGTGCAGCAGGTCCAGCATCAGCAGGATCACCGCTGCGGCGTAGGCCGCCACGAGCAGGCCGGCGCGGCGCTCGTCCAGCGGCGGCGTCCGCGTGGCGGCGACCGCCAGCAGCAGGGCGGGTATCAGCGCGTAGCTCAGTTCCCAGGCCTGTTTGAGGCTTTGCCCCGGCCGGATGCTCCAGACCGAGGTCAGGGCACCGTAGGCCAGGAACCCGCCCAGGATCACCATCCACCGGACCGGCGGGACCGGCCAGCGGCCGGTGTCCAGGCGATGGAGCAGGATGCCGAAGACAGAGCCGGCGATCATCAGCGGGGCCAGCCCGCGCGGCACCGTCACCGCGATCAGGGGGGCGAGCAGAAGGATGATCAGGCATGCGGCCGCGAAGCGCGCCGGGACGGCCGGCCCCGTCATGTCGGCTGGCTCATTCTGGGCCGTTCACTCTTGCTGGTTCATGTCAGTCGGAGCCCAGTTCCCGGCGCCGGGACTCCGCCGCGGCATCCTCGGGCCGGTAATCCGGGACCAGGGTGCGCAGGGTGGTCAGGGTCCTGGTCCCGTCGGTCGCCCGCGCGGCAAGCTCCAGCTCGTTCAGCAGCCGGTTGATCACCGCGTGTTCGATCACGCGGGGCGACGCCTGGAACACTCCGTCGGCGCTGGTGCGCGTCGGCGTCTCGCCCTCGGACAGCAGTTCCTCGAACAGCTTCTCGCCCGGCCGCAGCCCGGTGAATTCGATCCTGATGTCCTTGTCCGGGCGAAGCCCGACCAGCCGGATCATGTTGCGGGCCAGATCGACGATCTTCACCGGCTCGCCCATGTCGAGCACGAAGATCCGCCCGCGGCCCTGGGGATGGGCCGAGCCGTAGGCCGATGCCTGGAGCACCAGCTCGACCGCCTCGCGCACGGTCATGAAGTATCGCCGCATCTCCGGATGGGTGACGGTCAGCGGGCCGCCCGCCGCGAGCTGGCGCTGGAACAGCGGGACCACGGAGCCGCTGGAGCCCAGCACGTTGCCGAACCGGACGGTCATGAAGCGGGTGCCGGGCCCGTCCGACCCCGGCAGCAGGTCGAGCGCCTGGCAATAGGACTCGGCGGCGCGTTTGGTGGCGCCCATCACGCTGCTCGGGTTGATCGCCTTGTCGGTGGAGATCAGGACCATGGCCCGGGTGCCGACGGTCCGCGCCGCGTCGGCGACGTTGCGCGTTCCGATCGCGTTGGTCAGCACGCCCTCCTCCGGGTTGGCCTCGACCAGGGGCACGTGCTTCAGGGCCGCGGCGTGGAACACCAGGTCGGGCCGGGTATCCTGGAACAGCCGGAGCACGCGGGCGCGGTCGCGCACGTCGGTGATCACGCTGCGGCAGGCCAGCCCGCCGTACCGCCCGCGGATCTCTCCGTCGATCGTGTAGAGGTTGAATTCGCCGGCATCGACCATGGTCAGCTCGGCCGGGCCCAGTGCCGCGATCTGGCGCGTCAGCTCGCTGCCGATCGTGCCGCCGGCGCCGGTGACCAGCACCCGCCGTCCGGCGATCAGGCCCTCGATGGCGCTGCGGTCCAGCACCGTCTGGGGCCGCCCCAGCAGGTCCTCCACCGCGATCGGCCGAAGCTCGATCTTGCCTTCGCCCAGGGCGTCCTTGAACTCGGTCAGGCTCGGCAGCCGGCTGAGCGACAGGCCCAGCGGTTCGGCGAGGTCGAGCAGCCGGCGGATCAGGTCGGCGTCATGGTCCGTTTCCGGCTTGGTGACGATCAGCCTCTGCGGCTTCACGCCGCGCCGGTGCAGGGAATCGACCACCGTCGGCAGGTCGCCCACGCCGCCCAGCACTGGCACGCCGCGGATTTCCCGGCCGATCCGGCCGCCCTTATCGTCCACCACGCCGACCACGCGGTACGCCGACTGGGGTGTTTGGGAGAGCGCGCGGATCAGCTGGTCCGCGCCGTCCTCGGCGCCGACCAGCAGCACCTGCACCCGGTGCTCGCCGCCGGAGAAGTCGGACAGGGCCAGCCGCCGGTCCTTGAACAGGCGGTAGCCGAAGCGCGGCGCGCCGAGCAGGAACAGGAGCACGAACCACTGGATCACCGGGATCGAGCGCGGGATCGTGTCCAGCCGGGTCAGCAGGAACAGCAGAAGGACGGACACGACCGAAACGACGGTGGCTGCCTTGGTCACCAGGATCAGGTCCGGTGCCGACGCGTAGCGCCATATCCCGCGGTACAATCCCAGCAGGCGGTAGGTGATGGCCGCCGTCACCACCACCACCACGAGGCCCTCCAGCAGGCCTTCGAAATGGAACCCGAACAGCTCGTCGCCCACGCGCAGGTAGAACGCCGCGACGAAAGCCATGGCCGTCATCAGGAGGTCGTGCAGGTAAGCGAGGCCGGCTCGATCGAGTTTCATCAGGTCAACGCGCGCTGCTCTTTGGACCGGCCGAAGCATTGAACCATTCCGCGGTGACGCGCAAGGCGTCTTCCTGCGACCAAAACGGTTGCCAGCCCAGGGTTCCGCGAATGGCCCGGTCGTCCAGTTCGAGGGATGCCGCCAGCCGGTCGAAGGCGTCGCCGCGTCCGATCAGGTTGAGCGCGGTTCGCAGCAGGGACGGCGGGACGTCGAACAGGCGCGCCGGCCGCCCCAGGGCGCGGGCGATGGCGCGGATCAGGTCGGGCGTCGACAGCACCGTGCCGTCGTGGACCAGGAAGCGGTGGCCGGGAGCGCCCCGGTGCTCCGCGCAGAGCGCGATGGCGCCGGCCAGGTTGTCGACGAAGATCAGGCTGCGCCGGTTGCGGATCGCGCCGAGCGGCAGCGGCGGAGCACGGCGGCAAAGCGTCAGCAGCCGCCGGAAATTGGCCCCGACGCCGGGGCCGTAGACCAGCGGGGGCCTGATCACGACCTGCTCCAGCCCGGTGCGCGCGGAGACCGTCTCCAGCGCCTGTTCCGCTTCCAGCTTGGAGATGCCGTAGGGGGAGGCCGGCCGGGGCGGGGTCGTGTCCGTCACAAGCTCCTCGGCGCCGTTCTCGGTCACCGCCTTGATCGTGCTGACCAGCACCATGCGGCGTGCCCCGGCTGCCGCCGCGGCTTCCGCCAGCCGGCGCGTGCCCTCGGCGTTGACCCGCCGGTGCAGGGCGAGTGCGGCGGCGGGATCGCCCTCCTCCTCCGCCTGGTGGACCCGGGCCGCGAGATGGACGACCGCGTCGATCCCGGCGAGGGCGCCGGTCCAGTCGGTCTCCGGGCCGATGTCGCCCACCGCAACCGTGTCGGGAGCGGGGTGGGCGCCGGGACGGCGGACAGCGGCGCGGACATGATGGCCCCGGCCGGCCAGGATCGGAATCAGCGAGGATGCGACGAAGCCGGTCGCTCCGGTCACCAGGATGCGCATCATGCCCTCCCGGCCGTACGGGGCAGCAGGGCGAACAGGGCCAGCACGATCAGGGCGCCGGGCACCAGCGCCACCCAGCCCACGGTCACCGACGCGGCGGCCAGGGCGACCAGGCCGGCATTGGCCGCGAGAACCCACAGCACGACGCCGGAGTGGCTGCGGCCGGCCTGGACCGCGCGCTGGTAGATGTGCTCCCGGTGGGGCTGCCAGATCCTCTTGCCCGCCGCCAGGCGGCGCAGCAGCGTGAAGGTGGCGTCCGCCAGGAAATAGAGCGGGACCAGCAGGGCGGCGGCCCATTCGCCCGCCCCGGCGGCGCCGAGCAGGAGCCAGCCCAGCAGGTAGCCCAGCGGAACGCTCCCCACGTCGCCCATGAAGACCCGGGCGGGATGCCAGTTCCAGCCGAGGAAACCCAGCGCCGCCCCGACCGTCGAAAGCGCCAGCCAGAGCGGCACGACCCCCAGCCCCGCCGTCACCGAGACCAGCGCCAGCCCAGCGCCGATCGAGGCGGCCTCGCCGCCCGCCAGCCCGTCGATCCCGTCCATGAAGTTGAACAGGTTGACGAACCAGAGCCAGCAGAAGCCCGCCGCCAGCCGGTCCGCCCACAGGGGCAGCCAGCCCTGGAAGACCAGGTCGTGGCCGGGCAGCGCCGTCAGCCCGACGGCCACCGCCGCGATCTGCGCGGCCAGCCGGAACAGGGCGGGACGGCTGCGCCGGTCGTCCATCCAGGAGACGGCGATCAGCCCGGCGGCACCGGCCAGCACCGGTCCTATGCGGTCGAAGGAACCGACTATCCAGCCGATCAGCGCGAAGGCGGGCAGCAGGGTCGCCATGATGCCCCAGCCGCCGCCGCGCGGCGTCGGCACGGTGTGGCTGCTGCGCTCGTTGGGGAGATCGAGGATCGCGTTCCGGCGCAGGTACTGCACCATCATGCCGGTCGCCATGTAGGACAGGGCGGCGGTGCCGGCGAGCAGGGCGGTTTCGAACAGGCCAATGGCATCGGTCATCGAGAAATCCGGGCGGGACGCCCCAGCGTGTGAAAGGCGATCATGCGATGCCGTGATAGTCCTTGTACCACGCCACGAACCGGGGAATACCCACTTCGATCGGAATAGTGGGCTCGAAGCCGAGATCGCGCCGGGTCGCGTCGATGTCGGCGTAGGTCGCGGGCACGTCGCCGGTCTGCATCGGCTCCAGGTTCTTGAGAGCGGTGCGGCCCAGCGCCTGTTCGATCACCTCGATGAAGCGGAGCAGACTCTCCGACCGGTGATTGCCCAGGTTGTAGAGCATGGAGCGTACGCCGCGCTCGTCGGGAGCGGGCGGATGCCCCAGCGCGGCGACGATGCCCGCCACTATGTCGTCGACATAGGTGAAGTCGCGCTCCATGCGGCCTTCGTTGAACACCCGAATCGGCCTGCCGGCCATGATCGCGTCGCAGAACAGGTAGGCCGCCATGTCCGGCCGGCCCCAGGGGCCGTAGACCGTGAAGAACCGGAGCCCGGTCGCCGGCAGCTTGTGGATGTGGCTGAAGCTGTAGGCGATCAGCTCGCCCGCGCGCTTGGTCGCGGCGTACAGCGATACCGGATGGTCCACCGGATCGTCGATCGAGAAGGGCAGCTTGGTATTGGCGCCGTAGACCGAGGAGGAGCTGGCGTAGACGAAGTGTTCAAGGGAATCCAGGTTCCGGGCCGCCTCCAGCATGACCACCTGGCCGACCACGTTGGCGTCCGCATAGGCGTACGGGTTCTCCAGCGAGTAACGTACGCCCGCCTGCGCCGCGAGGTGGACGATGCCGGCGACCGGTCCGGACGACCCCGCCCGCTTCAGCGCCGCGCCGACCGCCTCCCGGTCGGACACGTCGGCCTGGATGAAGGTGAAGCCGGTCCGGCGGGCCAGCCGCTCGAGCCGCGCGCGCTTGAGGTCCACGCTGTAGTAGTCGTTCATGTTGTCGATGCCGACCACCTGGTCGCCGCGGGCCAGCAAAGCCTCGGCGACATGTGAGCCGATGAAGCCGGCGACACCGGTGAGAAAGATCGTCATCCAGGACCTCGGTCGAGTTCAGTACGGCCGCTTTATGACCCAGCCCACCCGGTAGTGCCAGCGCAACTCGGTCATAGCCCTTCCGAATCGGGACCGTGCGGGTCGAGCTTCCTCCGAATCGGCTCAGCCGCGCGTTCCGGCGTCGCGCGGCGCGAGTGCGGGCAGCAGGCGGCGCGGCAGGAGCGGCGGCGGGATGCCGACCCGCTGCCAGGCCATGACCGCCATGGCGATCTGGCTGCCGAGCAGCGACAGGGTGGTCATGGCGGCGGCGCCCTCGATCCCGAAGGCCGGGATCATGACCAGGTTCAGGGCGACGTTGGCCACGGCGGCGCAGCCGAGCGCCCGCATCGCCTGCTGCTCGTGCCCGGTCATGGTCAGCATCAGGTGGCTCGGGCCGATCACGGTGCGCAGGCAGATGCCGACCATCAGGATACGGGCGGCGGCGGCGCCGTCGACGAATTCCGACCCGAACAGGCCGAGGATCCAGGGAGCGAGTACGATCAGGGGAACGCCGATGACCAGTGATCCGGCGAGCGTCATCAGGGTGGTCGTCCGCATGAAGGCGGCCAGTTCGGTCCGCTCGCCCCGGGCGTAGTGGGCGGCGAACGTCGGGCCGACGATCGCGCCGACCGCCAGGTACGGGAACAGCACCAGTTCCGCCACGTTGCAGGCGATCACGTAGACGCCGGCGTCGGCGGCCGTCATCAGCCAGCCGATCATCAGCACGTCGCTGCGTTGAAGCAATAGTTGGCTGCCGCCGGTAAGCCCCAGGACGAACGCTGAGGCGATCCAGTCGCGCCGCCGGAAGACGGCGCGCGGCGCGGAGGCGGGCAGCACCGCGAGGCGCCCGCGCAGGTACAGGATCAGGGTGAGCGCGCTCGCCCCGCCCAGCGCCACGAAACCCATGACGGCGGGCGGCGTCAGCGCCACCGAGAGACCGGTCGCGGCACCCACCAGGAGCAGCACGACGGCGTCGCGCATGAGTCGTTCCGGCGCGGTGCCCAGCACCACCTGCCCCTGTCCGTA contains:
- the lptE gene encoding LPS assembly lipoprotein LptE, with protein sequence MLLLPACGYQPLHGGGTPSAQQLPLVQVNNIPNRLGQQLRNSLIDRFYRDGRPVSPEYTLDVVLNPTVVKLGIAVDDSATRAELNVLAAYTLRNAQGVAVLSGITSSVSNFNILRSQYATLIGEQDAYDRSVAQLSEDITRRLSLFFNREPLTASAS
- a CDS encoding O-antigen ligase family protein, with the protein product MTGPAVPARFAAACLIILLLAPLIAVTVPRGLAPLMIAGSVFGILLHRLDTGRWPVPPVRWMVILGGFLAYGALTSVWSIRPGQSLKQAWELSYALIPALLLAVAATRTPPLDERRAGLLVAAYAAAVILLMLDLLHGLPVYQLMRGGLPPDPELYGSLINRNMVAMAALCWPVCQVFWLRRQRAATALLPVGMIVLVTGGESESAMAGLLVGLVTLAVATAVPTLTRHLLGIGVVVTFFATIPAMEYLYGLDLIDRGDLPFSFLHRIEIWHYASNLVFERPLLGWGLDSSRSLAENVFVDRGGYSFPVLPLHPHNAILQVWLELGFVGVCFGIAAGLTILRDIGTLPRDSQPIALAAFAGMLAMISVAYGIWQVWWLGALFLSMLAIHVLARQHRVG
- a CDS encoding polysaccharide biosynthesis protein, producing MKLDRAGLAYLHDLLMTAMAFVAAFYLRVGDELFGFHFEGLLEGLVVVVVTAAITYRLLGLYRGIWRYASAPDLILVTKAATVVSVVSVLLLFLLTRLDTIPRSIPVIQWFVLLFLLGAPRFGYRLFKDRRLALSDFSGGEHRVQVLLVGAEDGADQLIRALSQTPQSAYRVVGVVDDKGGRIGREIRGVPVLGGVGDLPTVVDSLHRRGVKPQRLIVTKPETDHDADLIRRLLDLAEPLGLSLSRLPSLTEFKDALGEGKIELRPIAVEDLLGRPQTVLDRSAIEGLIAGRRVLVTGAGGTIGSELTRQIAALGPAELTMVDAGEFNLYTIDGEIRGRYGGLACRSVITDVRDRARVLRLFQDTRPDLVFHAAALKHVPLVEANPEEGVLTNAIGTRNVADAARTVGTRAMVLISTDKAINPSSVMGATKRAAESYCQALDLLPGSDGPGTRFMTVRFGNVLGSSGSVVPLFQRQLAAGGPLTVTHPEMRRYFMTVREAVELVLQASAYGSAHPQGRGRIFVLDMGEPVKIVDLARNMIRLVGLRPDKDIRIEFTGLRPGEKLFEELLSEGETPTRTSADGVFQASPRVIEHAVINRLLNELELAARATDGTRTLTTLRTLVPDYRPEDAAAESRRRELGSD
- a CDS encoding NAD-dependent epimerase/dehydratase family protein, with translation MMRILVTGATGFVASSLIPILAGRGHHVRAAVRRPGAHPAPDTVAVGDIGPETDWTGALAGIDAVVHLAARVHQAEEEGDPAAALALHRRVNAEGTRRLAEAAAAAGARRMVLVSTIKAVTENGAEELVTDTTPPRPASPYGISKLEAEQALETVSARTGLEQVVIRPPLVYGPGVGANFRRLLTLCRRAPPLPLGAIRNRRSLIFVDNLAGAIALCAEHRGAPGHRFLVHDGTVLSTPDLIRAIARALGRPARLFDVPPSLLRTALNLIGRGDAFDRLAASLELDDRAIRGTLGWQPFWSQEDALRVTAEWFNASAGPKSSAR
- a CDS encoding MraY family glycosyltransferase, which encodes MTDAIGLFETALLAGTAALSYMATGMMVQYLRRNAILDLPNERSSHTVPTPRGGGWGIMATLLPAFALIGWIVGSFDRIGPVLAGAAGLIAVSWMDDRRSRPALFRLAAQIAAVAVGLTALPGHDLVFQGWLPLWADRLAAGFCWLWFVNLFNFMDGIDGLAGGEAASIGAGLALVSVTAGLGVVPLWLALSTVGAALGFLGWNWHPARVFMGDVGSVPLGYLLGWLLLGAAGAGEWAAALLVPLYFLADATFTLLRRLAAGKRIWQPHREHIYQRAVQAGRSHSGVVLWVLAANAGLVALAAASVTVGWVALVPGALIVLALFALLPRTAGRA
- a CDS encoding NAD-dependent epimerase/dehydratase family protein codes for the protein MTIFLTGVAGFIGSHVAEALLARGDQVVGIDNMNDYYSVDLKRARLERLARRTGFTFIQADVSDREAVGAALKRAGSSGPVAGIVHLAAQAGVRYSLENPYAYADANVVGQVVMLEAARNLDSLEHFVYASSSSVYGANTKLPFSIDDPVDHPVSLYAATKRAGELIAYSFSHIHKLPATGLRFFTVYGPWGRPDMAAYLFCDAIMAGRPIRVFNEGRMERDFTYVDDIVAGIVAALGHPPAPDERGVRSMLYNLGNHRSESLLRFIEVIEQALGRTALKNLEPMQTGDVPATYADIDATRRDLGFEPTIPIEVGIPRFVAWYKDYHGIA
- a CDS encoding flippase, with the translated sequence MAFRLPVLITRNPAFLRLARGGGSVMALNVAGMAQALVLQIVLARLLGHEGYGHFAYAMAWINILVYVAVMGHDMLMMRSVAAHRARQEWALLAGVLRHAAGLVGGLSIAISALGAVLISLQPGIPAELGATFLAGFVVLPLLAMLRLNAAVLYGQGQVVLGTAPERLMRDAVVLLLVGAATGLSVALTPPAVMGFVALGGASALTLILYLRGRLAVLPASAPRAVFRRRDWIASAFVLGLTGGSQLLLQRSDVLMIGWLMTAADAGVYVIACNVAELVLFPYLAVGAIVGPTFAAHYARGERTELAAFMRTTTLMTLAGSLVIGVPLIVLAPWILGLFGSEFVDGAAAARILMVGICLRTVIGPSHLMLTMTGHEQQAMRALGCAAVANVALNLVMIPAFGIEGAAAMTTLSLLGSQIAMAVMAWQRVGIPPPLLPRRLLPALAPRDAGTRG